The following coding sequences are from one Arcobacter nitrofigilis DSM 7299 window:
- a CDS encoding LysE family translocator has translation MNIDIFIQGFIPLALAHFIALLSPGADFFILVSSSSKNGKVAGILTAFGIAFANGLYILFALFGILLIQNNQILFISIKLVGALYLLYLSYHLIFSKQRELFTNDKNIKKTKELLKNFLKGFLSAILNPKNSIFYFTMFSISSTHKIPLDFQIIYAFWMFFVVLFWDIFIVYLINSKNNRVLIQKYSNKIEKISGVILFVLGFAILISLF, from the coding sequence ATGAATATAGATATTTTTATACAAGGTTTTATCCCCCTAGCACTTGCACACTTTATTGCACTTCTAAGTCCTGGTGCTGATTTTTTTATATTAGTTTCAAGCTCTTCAAAAAATGGAAAAGTAGCAGGTATTCTTACAGCTTTTGGTATTGCTTTTGCAAATGGACTTTATATTTTATTTGCTCTTTTTGGGATTTTACTTATTCAAAATAATCAAATACTTTTTATAAGTATAAAACTAGTAGGTGCTTTATATTTATTATACTTATCTTACCACTTAATCTTTTCAAAACAAAGGGAGTTATTTACAAATGATAAAAATATCAAAAAAACAAAAGAGCTATTAAAAAACTTTCTAAAAGGATTTTTATCAGCAATATTAAATCCAAAGAATTCAATATTTTATTTCACTATGTTTTCTATTTCAAGCACGCATAAAATACCCTTGGATTTTCAGATAATTTATGCCTTTTGGATGTTTTTTGTAGTTTTATTTTGGGATATTTTTATCGTATATTTAATCAATTCAAAAAATAATAGAGTCCTAATACAAAAGTACTCAAATAAAATAGAGAAAATCTCAGGAGTGATTCTTTTTGTATTAGGTTTTGCAATTTTGATAAGTCTATTTTAA